In the genome of Phlebotomus papatasi isolate M1 chromosome 2, Ppap_2.1, whole genome shotgun sequence, one region contains:
- the LOC129800295 gene encoding uncharacterized protein K02A2.6-like, with product MATQKEDNISLLSILSATQKLLEDQQKRLAQLEARSNQPDRPELTIEALAPSIQTFVYDPDNGVTFDAWFSLHEDIFREDAKSLDDSARVRLLLRKLNPQGHEGYVNSLLPKAPRDFTFDETVARLKDLFGRRESLFHTRWRCLQIQKKETDDFQTHSTVINKICEEFKLGELTPEHFKCLVFILSLKSKNDSDVRTRLLHKLEVEKPETLTLSFMASEATRLTNLKTESADLELKDTMQGVHFVQRQGKPKKGNSSNSKSQQSGRNSQTQPSQVPKSPCWFCGGLHFVKQCNYSKHTCKDCSRVGHKEGYCSQNNSQKNSSSSKSQSKQKQIHSSKSNVNPVSVHHTVTNSQAKRYIDVVMNGKSVKLLFDTGSDVTIISKDVWRHLGSPVLSETPSTASDAQGNHIPMNGEFFCTVDFKGDIQRARCLVTDVNINLFGVEWINLFNLWGKTISSLCSVNSVSEKDIVTSLKTTFPSVFSSTMGKCTKGQAHLQLKPSTVPVFRPKRPVPYHVTDLVDEELQRLQNLDIISPVDHSEYAAPIVVARKPNGSIRICADYSTGLNNNLESHHYPIPTPDQIFATLSTCSVFSQIDLSDAYLQIEMDEESKKLLTINTHRGLFTFNRLCPGVKSAPGIFQQLIDTMLAGINGVHAYFDDVLIASKTKEEHHQTLLQVFRRLSEYDFRVKLEKCNFFQKEVRFLGFILDAKGQRPDPAKIDAIISMPAPSNIAQLRSFLGAVTFYSRFVKSLSTIRAPLDKMLQKDVGDWNWTPQCQKAFIKVKEILSSNLLLTHYNPSLPITIAADASETGIGCVAYHTMENGQLKAFYHASRTLTKAEKYYSQIDKEGLGLVYAVQKFHTYIYGRKFTLQTDHKPLLSIFGSKKGVPIHTANRLQRWALILLAYDFNIEYVPTNEFGGADVLSRLIEQQKSSNEDFIIAQVRDDEIVDNILISDVNKRLPVTFKKIETATLSSPTLQEVSNYIRHGWPRSTADFSPEVSNYYKIRDSLTLIHSCIVYRDRIVIPPIFRNAILKQLHDAHPGINRMKSLARSYVFWPHMDSDIENLVKSCSSCAAAAKNPTKCDLSSWPLTSRPWQRVHADYAGPIDGQWFLVLVDAYTKWPEVYMTTTTTSLATISKLSDACSRFGFMETIVTDNGTQFTSAEFAEFCRERGITHITTAPFHPQSNGLAERFVDTLKRSLSKLSGIGNTQTALTKFLMSYRCTPNPNTFNGSSPAELMMSRPLRTTLSLTQPMENDPIERNTAMENQYNKKHGTKSRSFVRGEEVLAKCFRGNHSFWAPGMIIEKRGNVMYNVSILLPRGCSRLIRSHVNQLRKRYPDTNESPDDPSLVEGQQVSIPFDYDDGNQSADSSADGTSQESSNVPMRRSRQPYRNPRLPTRSSPPRLRSRLPRRIPQAPASSRGEVLGIDPTTDGVSHA from the coding sequence ATGGCTACTCAAAAAGAAGACAATATCTCTCTTCTGAGCATCCTCAGCGCAACTCAGAAGCTCCTGGAGGACCAACAAAAACGGCTTGCTCAACTTGAGGCAAGATCCAACCAACCAGATCGTCCAGAACTCACCATTGAGGCTCTTGCGCCTTCGATTCAGACGTTCGTCTACGATCCGGACAACGGCGTCACCTTCGACGCATGGTTTTCACTTCATGAGGACATTTTCCGTGAAGATGCAAAATCCCTCGACGACTCTGCCCGAGTTCGTCTTCTCCTCAGGAAGCTCAACCCTCAAGGGCATGAGGGTTATGTGAATTCTCTTCTTCCAAAAGCTCCACGAGATTTCACGTTTGACGAGACAGTTGCACGGCTAAAAGACCTTTTTGGCCGCCGGGAATCACTTTTTCACACCCGCTGGAGATGCCTCCAAATACAGAAGAAAGAGACGGATGACTTTCAGACACATTCGACTGTCATCAACAAGATTTGTGAAGAGTTTAAGCTGGGAGAGCTTACGCCAGAGCACTTcaagtgtcttgtttttataCTAAGCCTCAAAAGCAAGAATGATTCTGATGTGCGAACGCGACTTCTTCATAAACTGGAAGTGGAGAAGCCTGAGACACTCACATTGTCCTTTATGGCCAGTGAAGCAACACGTCTCACCAACTTGAAGACTGAGAGTGCTGATCTTGAGCTCAAAGACACTATGCAGGGTGTTCATTTTGTTCAGCGTCAGGGAAAACCTAAAAAGGGGAATTCTTCAAACTCAAAGTCTCAACAATCCGGGCGTAACTCACAAACACAGCCTTCTCAGGTACCAAAATCTCCTTGTTGGTTCTGTGGTGGATTGCACTTTGTCAAACAGTGTAATTACTCAAAGCACACCTGTAAGGATTGCTCCAGGGTGGGCCACAAGGAAGGGTATTGTTCCCAGAACAATTCCCAAAAGAACTCCTCGAGTTCCAAGTCCCaatcaaaacaaaaacaaatacaCTCTTCGAAATCGAATGTCAATCCTGTCAGTGTTCACCACACTGTTACAAACAGTCAGGCAAAAAGATACATTGACGTGGTAATGAATGGGAAATCTGTGAAGTTGCTTTTCGACACAGGATCAGATGTGACAATTATCTCCAAGGATGTCTGGAGACATCTTGGATCACCAGTTCTGTCAGAGACTCCCTCTACAGCTTCTGATGCCCAGGGAAATCACATTCCTATGAATGGCGAGTTTTTCTGCACGGTTGACTTCAAAGGGGACATTCAAAGGGCCAGATGTCTTGTCACTGATGTCAACATTAACCTTTTTGGTGTTGAATGGATCAATTTATTCAACCTCTGGGGAAAAACCATTTCTTCACTTTGCAGTGTAAACTCAGTTTCCGAAAAAGACATTGTCACATCACTCAAAACAACTTTCCCATCTGTTTTCTCATCTACAATGGGAAAATGCACCAAGGGACAGGCGCATCTTCAGCTGAAGCCTTCAACAGTTCCAGTGTTCAGACCCAAACGCCCTGTACCATACCATGTCACGGATTTGGTGGATGAGGAACTTCAGAGATTGCAGAATCTGGACATCATTTCTCCTGTGGATCACAGTGAGTATGCAGCTCCTATCGTTGTAGCCCGTAAACCCAATGGTTCCATCCGAATCTGTGCTGATTATTCCACCGGGCTCAACAATAATCTCGAATCCCATCACTATCCTATCCCTACCCCTGACCAAATCTTCGCAACACTGTCAACTTGCTCAGTATTCAGCCAAATAGATCTCTCAGATGCATATCTGCAGATCGAAATGGATGAAGAATCGAAGAAACTCCTCACGATTAACACCCACAGAGGTCTCTTCACATTCAATCGCCTCTGTCCTGGGGTAAAATCGGCACCTGGAATTTTCCAACAGCTCATTGATACCATGCTGGCTGGCATCAATGGGGTTCATGCCTATTTTGATGACGTTCTCATCGCATCAAAGACCAAAGAGGAGCATCATCAGACACTCTTGCAAGTGTTTCGACGACTCAGTGAGTACGACTTCCGTGTCAAAttggaaaaatgcaatttttttcaaaaggaaGTACGCTTCCTTGGCTTCATTCTCGATGCCAAAGGACAGCGCCCGGATCCAGCAAAGATTGATGCAATTATCAGTATGCCGGCTCCGTCAAATATTGCACAACTCAGATCTTTCCTCGGGGCCGTCACGTTTTATTCACGGTTCGTGAAGTCTCTCAGCACCATCCGGGCTCCACTGGACAAAATGCTGCAGAAGGACGTTGGAGATTGGAATTGGACGCCACAGTGTCAAAAGGCTTTCATCAAGGTCAAAGAAATCCTATCCTCAAATCTCCTTCTCACACATTACAATCCTTCCCTTCCTATCACAATCGCTGCAGACGCCAGTGAGACGGGTATTGGTTGCGTAGCATACCATACCATGGAAAATGGGCAGCTCAAGGCATTTTATCATGCTTCTCGCACTCTTACCAAGGCCGAGAAATACTATTCACAAATTGACAAGGAGGGTCTTGGACTGGTTTATGCTGTTCAGAAGTTTCACACCTACATCTATGGGAGAAAATTTACTCTTCAGACGGACCACAAGCCCCTACTATCAATTTTTGGCTCGAAGAAGGGAGTGCCCATCCACACCGCCAACCGGCTTCAACGCTGGGCTCTCATTCTGTTGGCATATGATTTTAACATTGAATATGTCCCAACAAATGAGTTTGGTGGAGCTGATGTTCTTAGTCGTTTGATTGAGCAACAAAAGTCAAGCAACGAGGACTTCATCATTGCCCAAGTCCGAGATGACGAGATCGTGGACAACATTCTCATCAGTGACGTGAACAAACGCTTACCGGTGACCTTCAAGAAGATTGAGACTGCCACTCTTTCTTCTCCGACTCTACAAGAAGTCTCCAACTACATCCGACATGGATGGCCTCGCTCTACAGCTGATTTCTCACCGGAAGTGTCAAACTACTACAAAATCAGAGACTCTCTAACACTCATACATTCATGTATAGTCTACAGAGATCGCATTGTCATACCACCAATTTTCAGAAACGCAATTCTCAAGCAGCTACATGACGCTCATCCAGGAATAAATCGTATGAAGAGTCTTGCCCGCTCGTACGTTTTCTGGCCACATATGGATTCTGATATTGAGAACTTGGTCAAATCTTGTTCTTCCTGTGCTGCTGCTGCCAAAAATCCGACAAAATGCGACCTATCCTCATGGCCTCTCACATCAAGGCCATGGCAGAGAGTACACGCCGACTACGCTGGACCAATTGATGGACAGTGGTTCCTTGTCTTAGTAGATGCTTACACAAAATGGCCGGAAGTATACATGACAACTACCACTACATCATTGGCGACCATCAGCAAACTCTCGGATGCCTGCTCACGTTTTGGTTTCATGGAGACCATCGTAACAGACAATGGTACCCAATTCACCAGTGCTGAATTCGCTGAATTCTGCCGCGAGCGAGGTATCACCCACATCACGACAGCGCCATTTCATCCACAAAGCAATGGCCTGGCAGAACGTTTCGTGGACACCTTGAAGCGTTCTCTCTCCAAGCTGTCTGGCATTGGCAACACACAGACAGCCCTCACAAAATTCTTGATGTCCTACCGCTGTACACCCAACCCAAATACGTTCAACGGCAGTTCTCCAGCAGAACTCATGATGTCACGACCACTTCGAACGACACTTTCTCTGACTCAACCTATGGAGAATGATCCAATTGAGAGAAACACGGCCATGGAAAATCAATACAACAAGAAACATGGGACCAAAAGTCGTTCATTCGTTCGAGGGGAGGAGGTATTGGCAAAATGCTTCCGTGGCAATCACTCATTTTGGGCACCCGGTATGATCATCGAGAAACGCGGGAACGTTATGTACAACGTCTCGATCCTTTTGCCGAGAGGATGTTCCAGACTGATTCGCAGCCATGTTAATCAACTCCGTAAACGCTACCCAGACACAAACGAATCACCTGATGATCCCTCTCTGGTTGAAGGTCAACAAGTCTCCATCCCTTTCGACTACGACGATGGAAATCAATCAGCAGACTCCTCTGCTGACGGGACATCTCAGGAATCTTCCAATGTTCCCATGCGGCGAAGTCGTCAGCCATATCGGAACCCTAGGCTTCCGACACGCTCATCTCCTCCACGACTTCGTTCCCGGCTTCCACGCAGGATCCCGCAGGCTCCAGCTTCTTCAAGGGGGGAGGTGTTGGGTATCGACCCAACGACAGATGGCGTAAGCCATGCCTGA